The proteins below are encoded in one region of Bacillota bacterium:
- a CDS encoding ketoacyl-ACP synthase III, whose amino-acid sequence MPRCAKIAGTGRYVPERVATNDELAERWGKEAMDRTAEVIGQRERHYAAASESAADLATYAAQDALRSAGIAATDLDLVIVATDTPEYVSPATASVVQHRLGASNAGTFDVNCACAAFVTAVDMGAKYILSDKAYRNVLVIGTYAMTKYVDWDDPRTPTILADGAGAVVLTISNSPGFLGGKLITDGQYHDYMGIYVGGSKTPANEESIKTGLHKVRFLKPYPPETNFAHWVPLIRETLAKAGLTTDDVNMYLFTQIRLVTIKEVMAEYGLPMDRTHCVMNKWGYTGSARIPMALDDAVKLGRIKPGDVVVLCASGGGYAMACTVFRWA is encoded by the coding sequence ATGCCCAGGTGTGCCAAGATCGCCGGGACCGGGCGGTATGTGCCTGAGAGAGTCGCGACCAACGACGAGCTCGCCGAGAGATGGGGCAAGGAGGCAATGGACCGGACCGCGGAAGTGATCGGGCAGCGGGAACGTCACTATGCCGCTGCTTCGGAGAGCGCGGCCGACCTGGCGACTTATGCGGCTCAGGACGCTCTCAGGTCCGCGGGGATTGCCGCGACCGATCTCGACCTCGTGATCGTCGCCACCGACACACCCGAATACGTCTCCCCCGCTACGGCAAGCGTAGTCCAGCACCGGCTGGGGGCCTCGAACGCGGGGACGTTCGACGTGAATTGCGCGTGCGCCGCGTTTGTCACAGCGGTGGACATGGGAGCGAAGTACATACTTTCCGACAAAGCCTACCGGAACGTGCTCGTCATCGGCACTTACGCCATGACGAAGTACGTCGACTGGGACGATCCCAGAACACCCACGATACTCGCTGACGGTGCCGGAGCGGTTGTGCTTACTATCTCTAACTCGCCTGGGTTTCTCGGGGGCAAGCTCATCACGGACGGGCAGTACCACGATTACATGGGCATCTATGTGGGCGGATCCAAAACCCCGGCGAACGAGGAGTCAATCAAGACTGGGCTTCACAAGGTCAGGTTCCTCAAGCCTTATCCTCCTGAGACCAATTTCGCGCACTGGGTTCCCCTCATCCGCGAAACCCTCGCGAAGGCCGGATTGACCACAGATGACGTGAACATGTACCTGTTTACTCAGATAAGGCTTGTCACTATCAAAGAGGTAATGGCCGAATACGGACTTCCCATGGACCGCACCCACTGCGTAATGAACAAATGGGGTTACACCGGCTCTGCCCGCATACCGATGGCTCTCGACGATGCTGTCAAGCTCGGCCGGATCAAGCCGGGGGATGTGGTTGTCCTCTGCGCTTCAGGGGGCGGATACGCCATGGCGTGCACGGTCTTCAGGTGGGCGTAA